The following proteins are co-located in the Phocoena phocoena chromosome 1, mPhoPho1.1, whole genome shotgun sequence genome:
- the RXFP4 gene encoding LOW QUALITY PROTEIN: relaxin-3 receptor 2 (The sequence of the model RefSeq protein was modified relative to this genomic sequence to represent the inferred CDS: deleted 1 base in 1 codon; substituted 3 bases at 3 genomic stop codons): MPTPNTSVPPPAFWVNTSGGSVLSADEAMMPVGFLAPRVALAYGLVGDIGLLGNLAGLWVLGNCARRAPCPSSDTFVFKLALADLGLALTLHFXAAESALDFHWPFGGALCKMVLTATVLNIYTSIFFITVLSVARCWVVVMAAGPGTHLSLFWAHVATLAVWVAAALVTVPTAVFGAKGEVTGMRLCLLCFPSRYQLGAYQLQRVVLAFMVPLGIITTSYLLLLAFLRRRQRQDSRVAARSVHILLASFFLCWFPNHVVPLWGVLVKSDLVPWDSTFYTIHTYVFRITTCLAHSNSCLNPMLYCFLRREPLXALADTFRDLXARLWPQGWGWVEQVALKEVGRRWMESTPWEGGPSTRLTNLDKGTPG, encoded by the exons ATGCCCACGCCCAACACCTCTGTGCCCCCGCCTGCTTTCTGGGTCAACACCTCTGGAGGCAGTGTGCTGAGTGCTGATGAAGCTATGATGCCTGTTGGATTCCTAGCCCCGAGGGTTGCCCTGGCCTATGGGCTCGTGGGGGACATCGGCTTGCTGGGAAATTTGGCCGGACTCTGGGTTCTGGGTAACTGCGCTCGGCGAGCCCCCTGCCCATCTTCTGACACTTTTGTCTTTAAACTAGCTTTGGCAGACCTGGGGCTGGCACTCACTCTCCACTTCTAGGCAGCCGAGTCGGCACTGGACTTCCACTGGCCCTTCGGAGGTGCCCTCTGCAAAATGGTCCTGACAGCCACCGTCCTCAACATCTACACCAGCATCTTCTTCATCACGGTGCTGAGTGTT GCCCGATGCTGGGTGGTGGTCATGGCTGCAGGACCCGGCACCCACCTCTCGCTCTTCTGGGCCCATGTGGCCACCCTGGCTGTGTGGGTGGCAGCTGCCCTGGTGACGGTGCCCACGGCTGTCTTTGGGGCCAAGGGCGAGGTGACTGGCATGCGTCTGTGCCTGCTGTGCTTCCCCAGCAGGTATCAGCTAGGGGCCTACCAGCTGCAGAGGGTGGTCCTGGCCTTTATGGTTCCACTGGGCATCATCACCACCAGCTACCTGCTGTTGCTGGCCTTCCTGCGGCGGCGGCAACGGCAGGACAGCAGAGTCGCAGCCCGCTCTGTCCACATCCTTCTGgcctccttcttcctctgctgGTTCCCCAACCACGTGGTCCCTCTTTGGGGTGTCCTGGTGAAGTCTGACCTGGTGCCCTGGGACAGCACTTTCTACACCATCCATACCTATGTCTTCCGCATCACcacctgcctggcacacagcaacaGCTGCCTCAACCCCATGCTGTACTGCTTCCTAAGGCGGGAGCCCCTGTAGGCCCTGGCAGACACCTTCAGGGATCTGTGAGCAAGGCTGTGGccccaggggtggggctgggtagAACAGGTGGCCCTAAAGGAGGTGGGCAGGCGGTGGATGGAGAGCACCCCTTGGGAGGGTGGCCCTTCTACCAGGCTTACCAACCTGGACAAAGGGACACCTGGGTGA